A region of the bacterium genome:
GGATCCAGGCGCTGAATTCACCAAACCCACAGCCGGCATCGATTCTCCGCAATGATCTTTATTCCGTTGATTTTGGAATAGTGTTTGCTGCTGAAGGGGAGGATGAAATATCTACAGTTTGGCATGAGGAAGGAAGGAGATGACTCACGGAGTGGTCAAAGCCTGGGATGCTGCGAAGGGGTGGGGTTTTATCGTGACAGCGGATGATGAGGATCTGTTCCTGCACGCCAGCGATCTGGATATCACGCTCAAACAGAAGGATGTACGCGTCGGCATGACGGTTAAATTCGATGTCCGTCAGGATAT
Encoded here:
- a CDS encoding cold shock domain-containing protein produces the protein MTHGVVKAWDAAKGWGFIVTADDEDLFLHASDLDITLKQKDVRVGMTVKFDVRQDMKGAKAVHVRKA